A genome region from Nycticebus coucang isolate mNycCou1 chromosome 4, mNycCou1.pri, whole genome shotgun sequence includes the following:
- the EMID1 gene encoding EMI domain-containing protein 1 isoform X7 produces MGGPQAWALLCLGLLLPGGGAAWSVGGAPFSGRRNWCSYVVTRTVSCHVQNGTYLQRVLQNCPWPMSCPGSSYRTVMRPTYKVMYKTVTAREWRCCPGHSGVSCEEVAGSSGLVEPGWPGSTMRRMALRPTAFSGCLNCSKVSELTERLKVLEAKVAILTVMERAMSPTPVTPEDPALLWGSPAAQGSPGDRGLQGLPGARESVRIPLLARDDQVSAQGLPGPTGPKGDTGSQGPAGMRGPPGPQGPPGSPGQAGAMGTPGEKGPPGPPGPPGPPGPPAPMGPTHTQISQHGDPLLSNTFTETRSHWPQGPTGPPGPPGPMGPPGPPGPAGVPGSPGHMGPPGPIGPKGLSGHPGEKGERGLRGEPGPQGSEGLRGEPGPKGDPGEKSHWGEGLHQLREALKILAERVLILETMIGLYGS; encoded by the exons ATGGGCGGCCCGCAAGCCTGGGCGCTGCTCTGCCTCGGGCTCCTGCTCCCGGGAGGCGGCGCCGCGTGGAGCGTCGGGGGAGCCCCGTTCTCTGGGCGCAG gaattggTGCTCGTATGTGGTGACCCGCACCGTCTCGTGCCATGTGCAGAATGGCACCTACCTTCAGCGAGTGCTGCAGAACTGCCCCTGGCCTATGAGCTGCCCGGGGAGCAG CTACAGGACGGTGATGAGACCCACATACAAGGTGATGTACAAGACAGTGACTGCCCGTGAATGGAGGTGCTGCCCTGGGCACTCAGGGGTGAGCTGCGAGGAAG TTGCAGGCTCCTCTGGCCTCGTGGAGCCTGGGTGGCCAGGCAGCACCATGCGGAGGATGGCACTTCGGCCCACAGCCTTCTCAG GTTGTCTCAACTGCAGCAAAGTGTCAGAGCTGACTGAGCGGCTGAAGGtgctggaggccaag GTAGCCATACTGACTGTCATGGAGCGGGCAATGTCCCCGACCCCAGTGACCCCTGAGGACCCTGCCCTGCTCTGGGGTTCCCCAGCCGCCCAGGGCAGCCCTGGAGATCGAGGCCTCCAAG GACTGCCAGGAGCCAGAGAGAGTGTGAGGATCCCACTGCTCGCTCGAGATG ACCAAGTCAGTGCTCAGGGGCTGCCTGGGCCCACTGGCCCCAAGGGAGACACCGGCAGCCAGGGCCCAGCAGGAATGAGAGGCCCACCAG GTCCACAGGGCCCTCCAGGGAGCCCTGGCCAGGCTGGAGCCATGGGTACCCCTGGAGAGAAGGGACCTCCAGGCCCACCAGGGCCTCCTGGGCCCCCTGGCCCCCCAGCCCCCATGGGGCCAACCCATACCCAGATCTCTCAGCATG GGGACCCATTACTGTCCAACACCTTCACTGAGACCAGAAGCCACTGGCCCCAGGGACCCACGGGGCCCCCAGGGCCTCCAGGCCCCATGG GTCCCCCTGGACCTCCTGGCCCTGCAGGTGTCCCTGGGAGTCCTGGACACATG GGACCCCCAGGCCCCATTGGACCCAAAGGACTCTCTGGCCAcccaggagagaagggagagaga GGACTGCGTGGGGAACCTGGTCCCCAAGGCTCTGAAGGGCTGCGG GGAGAACCTGGCCCCAAGGGAGACCCTGGTGAGAAGAGCCACTGG